The sequence below is a genomic window from Flavobacterium keumense.
TTGATTTAATAGTTGATGGAAAAGAACCTTATATTAGTTTTAATCTCGATATATATGGTTTTGATGTATATCCGTTTTTCTTTGAGTCTGTTGAAAATTCAAATTGGTACTTTTATTTAAATGAGTCCCAGATGATGGTTGCTCGATTAGATTCCTTATTTTGTCATTTATCAATGTTTAATCCTAATTTGAATGAAGATAGATTAACGGTTCGTGTTTATCAAAAAGAGCGTAAAAAATATTATGCCTTATTTGATGCTTTTATCAAAAAAAATGAAAATAGATGGTGTGCTTTACTTGTAAAGAATCGTCCTTATTATTATTCTGATTTAAATACAAAACCCGTCGAAAGAGACTTTGTTCGTAAAAATTTTTATTGGGAAGGTATCGACACAAATAATGACAAGTTGATTTTCACTCCTCTGTATGAAGAATTAATTGATATTTTTTTAAAAAAATATTACTTAAACCCTACTAATCAGTATACTATTAATCTAAATGAAAATTATTTAAAAAAGGATATAGAAGAAGTAATTAGTAAATTTTCTAATAATAGTAAAACTAAAGCATTTATTTATAATTATCTTAACACATATTTTAACAAACTAGAAAGGCACGACTTAATAAATTATATCAATAGCGTGAATAATAAATAAAAATTACGATACAGATTGAGTTAATATTGTGGGGGCAATTTTACCTTATTATTACTTTACTTCTTTTAATAATAAGTGTTATTAACTCGATTATACCCTATTGATAATTTAATTATATTTGGAATATGTATAGTTATTTTTCAAAAAGGGGAAAACTGCAATTATACTGACCAAAAGTCAGTATAATTCAGTTTTTTTTAAAAGCTCATTTTTGCCTTTAATAAAGTCTTTTCTTCAAATTCCAAGATGTTGACCAATGCTTTCTAGTACAAATTGATTGTTTTCTCCAATATTACAAAAGAATACGACTAATAATTAAGAGATGAAAACTATATTTTAGAATCATAGTTGTTGATTTAGCTTTACTCTAGAATATTGCTTGAACAAACTTAGATTAACTCAAAAGTTTAAAAAATAAATTCGTTTTACAGTATCTAAAAAACAAGAAACCATCTAAATTGGTTACTCATTGAAAAATTGATAAAAATAGAACACTTCGAAAGATTTTGTTTTAATAATTTCGCTAGCTTTTTTAAATGTGGGATTAAAAAATTGCTTTCAGCGAAACGAATTAACTAAAGAATGGAACTAAATAAACAAGAGTAAAATATTTTGGTTGTAAAATTAGCCTAATGTTATTTTGATTTGTCTCTACATTAATTAGCTCAAAAATGGCACATGAACAACAAATTTTTATTTCATAATCAAGTCAAAAAGAACAAAATTAATCACTTCTCTATCTTATGCTTTTCTATGTGGTAAAAGTGAATTTATATAAATAACAAGTTTATTGATATGGACTTTAAAAAACTTAAAATTAATATGTGGGTACAATCTAAGTACGATTTCAAACCATTATATAATGTATGTTGTATACTGATAACTATAACTGACAATGACAAAAGAGCAGTTTACACTACAATTAATGAAGCAAAATTGAAGCATATAAAAATTGTAGGCTGGCTAATTAAAACGAAATAAAAGGCGTTATCAAACGTAACATGTTCACGACAGACTCGTCACGTATAAACACAGATAAGATTGGTATTGATTAAAATAGTTTATTTAAGTTTACATATTCTAAATCATTAAACAACTTGGCTTAACATAAGTAGACGCCTTTTTTAAAAGAGGCTAAATAATTTAAATAAAATGGACAACTACAGAAAATGCTATTTAAAAAAACAAGTGCCAAAATTAAAAATTAATAAAAAAATATCTTAGAATTGTTAACTAAATACTTTTTAGGCTAGAATCCAATTTAGTGTGAAGACTTACAATTTAATGAATACTATTTTAATTATTCGGATTAGAATTTGAATAAAAATAAATTCAATTGAAATCTAGATAAATTTTAAAAAGCACTTTTGTAATATTGAAATTAGGATGTTTCCGTCTGTATTTTAAAAGCGTGGCATAAAATCTAATAAATTCTATATTTTTAATTACTTTCTTATATATTTTTTTCATTGTAACTTGGTAATTTTTGAAATTAACTTTAATTATTTGGACAAGTGAAGCATTTCGGATACAAATTAAAACGATATAGTACAGAAAGTTCATATACTCCTCCTGTGCTTAATCCTTTTAAATGATTGAAATCATATGAGTAACCAAATTGTAAATGTTCATAATTTAGTCCTCCAAATAAACCATACGAATTAAAGATAGTCCTACCGCCTGAGGAATCTTGCAAATTTGAATTTGCACTAATTCCAAAAAAATAATTTGAATAAATTAATGCTCCTCCTAAATCAATTCTCCTAAAACTACCTTGCTTTAAAAAGTTTGAGGTTAATTTTAGTTTTGCTTCATAAGGAAAAGAGATAATATCAAAATAATCAGCAATAGTAAATTGATATCCTAAATTGACAGAGAAAAACATATCTAATGGGACATCCCCATTAGACAAGATCGAAACATTTGGTTTGTTAATATGCTTTAAAGAAGTGCCAATAAAAAAATTTTCATTGTTTAAAAGTATTCCTGTAGAAAAATCAAAATAATTAATTTTTTCATTTAAAATTGAAACCTCAGATGAATTTTGATTTATTACACCATTCGAAATATCAATTTGGTCTTCTAAAACAATCCTTTTCGAATTAAATCCTCGTAAACCATATCCCAAAGCTATAGAGGGATGAAAAATCCAATTCTCTGTTAGTTGTACCTTATAAGCATAATTTATATTCACTTTGGTGAAATTATAATTGGTAAAATTTTGTCTTTGATTAATTATACTAATACCTATTCCACTATTAATTCTGTCATTCCATGTATTTATAAATGCAAATTCTGAATCTAATTGCAAATTCAAATCCGGCCATTGTACTCTATGTAACAACCCCACACTATTAGACTCTGACAATCCCGTAAAAGCAGGATTCAATGTTTCTGGGAACAAAGAATTTTGGGTAAACAATGGGTCTTGAGCCTTTGCCGTGCAGGTAGACATAATTAAAAAAATGAGTATTATTATGATTCTAATCATTTACTATCGTACTAAAATAAATGGACCATTATATTCGACTTCATCTCCATAAAAAGTTGTAGCAATTACTTTGTAATAATAATTGCCACTTTCTACAAAACGGTTATTGATTTCCCCTGTCCATCCTTGTAATGAAGTCCCTTCTTCAGAATATAACAAACCTCCCCATTTGTTAAATACTTCAATTTTAATAGTACTCAACCCTTTAAAGACAGGTTTAAAATTATCATTCAATCGATTATTGTTGGGCGTAAATGCATTAGGAACAACTACTTCGTAGCCTTTATCAACTTTAATGGTTGTAGTGTACGAATAATTACATCCAAAAGGATACTTTACTGTTTGTATTATAGTATATGTCCCTTCTTTTAAATAACTATGTTTAGGACTTGATTCGGTAGAAACACTCCCATCTCCAAAATCCCAAGTAACAGATTCAAAATCTCCTGTTGAGTTATCTACAAACTCAATTGGGTCTTTGATAGAATATATTCCATAAGTAGACAATCCAATTGAACTAGTAGTAAAATTAGGATAACCCAAGATTGGTATTTTTAGATTTAAACTATAATTAGATTCACATCCTAAACCATCTTGTACTTTTAAAACCACAATTCCGTTTTGATTGGTAGTCATAATTTCATTATTCAATCTACTAACTTTGCCACTTAACCAATTATAGCTGAATGGTGGTATTCCTCCTGAAGCCTCCGCAACAAAAATCTGACTTACTAGTCTGTTTGTACAATCAAATTCGTTTTTTGTGTTAACTTTTATATCAATTGGATCTTGCCTCATAACACTGTAATATTCTTGCTTCACACATCCTCTACTATCCGTTACTGTTACACTATAATTTCCTGCTGATAAATCTGTTAGATCTTCTGTTTGGGCTCCATTAGACCATTGATATAAAAAAGGTGCAGTACCTCCTGCTACTAACAAATTAATAGAACCGCTGTTTGCGTTGGTGCAATCAAATGCATCAATAGTGTTTGCTGTCAAAACTAATTCTTGTGGGTCAACTAAAAGAAATGATTTAGTGAGGGTACATTTACTTGCATCCGTTACAGATACCTTATAGATACCGGGTTTCAAATTATTCCTGTCTTTGCCGGCTAAGGGGCTATCTTCCCAAACTAATTGTATTGGAGACTGTCCACCTATAATAGCTACAGTGATACTACCATTATTAGCTCCATGACAACTTATTTCTTTAACTGCTGTATCTATCCTGAATAATGGAGGTTCAGGAATAGTAATGGTAACATTCTTTATACAGTTCTTACTATCTGTAACACTTACCTGATACTCTCCTGCAGCAAGATTATCTTGAGAGACTCCTCCTCCCAAGTTGCTCCAAGTGGTTTGATAAGGAGCCGTTCCTCCTGTAATATTTAAAGCAATAGAAGCATTATTAGTCCCTGAACATTTTATAGAAGAAGTAACCACATTTACTTTAATCTCTGGATTTACCGTTACTGTAAGCTTAAAATCAGCCCCTATACAACCCTTTGCATTTGGTGTCACAGTATAGACTGCATTAGCTGAAGTTAATCCAGAATTAATTAAATTTTGTTGAAAATTTTCCTGTACGATTGATACCATCTGAGCGCCTGTAATATTAGTGCTACTTATTTGAGGATAGGTCCAAGTATAAGTTGTACCTGATGGAATAACATTTCCTGAACTCTCTGATGGAATAACCAAAATCTTTTCTCCGCTACAACTAATGGTTTCTATTGAACCAATGATTGGATAAGTACTCACAATTATTTGAGCGGTATTAGATGTAATTTTGTTACACCCACTATCTAGAAAAGAAATGACACAATAGTAATATTTCTTACCTAAAACATTAGATGGAGGTATAAAATTCGAATTGGTTGCTCCAGCTATTAGTATTCCTGACTCATTAGAATCTATAGTATTAGAATACCACTGATATTGAGGAGTGCCTGCTCCATTACTGTAGCTTACTTTCAAATCCTTAGCAATTGCATCTAAACATATACCCCCAGAAAGTGGTTGTTCTGAAATTGTTGGGGGCAAAACAATTTCAATTTTAGCCAGTTGTGAAATCACTTCACATCCTTTATTGATTTGAGTAATTGAACAATAATAGTAGACTTCTCCTATATCTATGGTTGGGGGTATATAATTTTCAAACTCTTCGAAAGGGATCTTTCTTGCACCGGTTATAGAATTAGTCGTATTTTTATACCATTGGTATTGATAACTCGTTCCAGCCCCTCCACTAACACTAACTTTTAGTTCATGAGCGCCTGTATCTCTGCATAAAG
It includes:
- a CDS encoding PorP/SprF family type IX secretion system membrane protein, whose protein sequence is MIRIIIILIFLIMSTCTAKAQDPLFTQNSLFPETLNPAFTGLSESNSVGLLHRVQWPDLNLQLDSEFAFINTWNDRINSGIGISIINQRQNFTNYNFTKVNINYAYKVQLTENWIFHPSIALGYGLRGFNSKRIVLEDQIDISNGVINQNSSEVSILNEKINYFDFSTGILLNNENFFIGTSLKHINKPNVSILSNGDVPLDMFFSVNLGYQFTIADYFDIISFPYEAKLKLTSNFLKQGSFRRIDLGGALIYSNYFFGISANSNLQDSSGGRTIFNSYGLFGGLNYEHLQFGYSYDFNHLKGLSTGGVYELSVLYRFNLYPKCFTCPNN
- a CDS encoding PKD domain-containing protein — translated: MSYAWSFPGGTPATSTDENPTVSYLPGTYIISLSITNECGIAVAENRELIIAPIPSFVVTNPSPVCAPKVVDLLDASVTTGSESNLDYTYWKDNNATSSLVKPYQISVSGTYYIKATHKLTGCSILKPVEVIVNPITTITGDLEMCLGGTAVQLQTNPVNTLVASWASTDTSVATISDSGLINSVAVGRTDIIYTDNKGCQSSKTFYVNPLVTIKKQPKTTQSICVGGTIAPLEVDYNGGAGTPIYQWYVNTINSNIGGTLIPSATTLSYTPPAFTTVGKFYYYAVISLSSSGCGIARSNPAEVIVVDNISVTNQPVLAQTLCRDTGAHELKVSVSGGAGTSYQYQWYKNTTNSITGARKIPFEEFENYIPPTIDIGEVYYYCSITQINKGCEVISQLAKIEIVLPPTISEQPLSGGICLDAIAKDLKVSYSNGAGTPQYQWYSNTIDSNESGILIAGATNSNFIPPSNVLGKKYYYCVISFLDSGCNKITSNTAQIIVSTYPIIGSIETISCSGEKILVIPSESSGNVIPSGTTYTWTYPQISSTNITGAQMVSIVQENFQQNLINSGLTSANAVYTVTPNAKGCIGADFKLTVTVNPEIKVNVVTSSIKCSGTNNASIALNITGGTAPYQTTWSNLGGGVSQDNLAAGEYQVSVTDSKNCIKNVTITIPEPPLFRIDTAVKEISCHGANNGSITVAIIGGQSPIQLVWEDSPLAGKDRNNLKPGIYKVSVTDASKCTLTKSFLLVDPQELVLTANTIDAFDCTNANSGSINLLVAGGTAPFLYQWSNGAQTEDLTDLSAGNYSVTVTDSRGCVKQEYYSVMRQDPIDIKVNTKNEFDCTNRLVSQIFVAEASGGIPPFSYNWLSGKVSRLNNEIMTTNQNGIVVLKVQDGLGCESNYSLNLKIPILGYPNFTTSSIGLSTYGIYSIKDPIEFVDNSTGDFESVTWDFGDGSVSTESSPKHSYLKEGTYTIIQTVKYPFGCNYSYTTTIKVDKGYEVVVPNAFTPNNNRLNDNFKPVFKGLSTIKIEVFNKWGGLLYSEEGTSLQGWTGEINNRFVESGNYYYKVIATTFYGDEVEYNGPFILVR